GGCTAATGCCCTGGATTCCATCCTGGTGAACGACGATCTCCACCAGTCTCAAACGCTCATGCGCCGCACCGACCGACTCCGCTCGTTGGAAATCATCGCCGGCGGGTTTGCTCACGAAATCAGGAATCCCCTGACGTCGATCAAAACTTTTATCCAGTTGGCCCCGGAACGAAAGGACGACTCGGAATTTATTCATGACTTCAGCCGCATCGTGCTGGACGACGTGCACCGGATCGAACGGCTGATTCAGGAAATTCTGGACTACGCCCGCTACATGGAGCCGAAGTTGACGGATGAGGATCTTAACGAGATCGTGACCTCCTGCCTGTACTTCATCGAAGTAAAGGCGGACAGCAAGCGGATCAAGATTGAAAAACAGTTGGCGTCTGAGCTTCCTCGTGTCATGTTAGATCGTCAACAAATAAAGCAGGTCCTGTTGAACCTGTTGCTCAACGCCATCGACGCAATGGGCGACGGTGGCGGGCAGCTGAGGGTTCGCACGCACCGCATCACGAAACCGGGGACAGCGGTGTGGACCCAGATTGAGATTGAAGATAGTGGTCCGGGTATTTCCAAGGTCAATCTGGAGCATATCTTCGATCCGTTCTTCACCACGAAGCACACCAGCGGTGAGCATGCGGGGACGGGCTTGGGATTGACGATTGTGCATCAGATTATCCAAGAGCATCACGGTGAAATTCAGGTCGAGAGCACCGAGGGAGTGGGAACCACGTTTTCCGTGAATCTTCCGGCCCTCCCAATAGACTAGGAGTACTGTGGAAAGTCCAGCCATGAAAAAACGCGTTCTCTTGATCGATGACGAAGCCCGCGTCCGAACGTCACTGAAGATGGTGCTCGAGCCTAACTACGAAATCCTCCAGGCTGCGGATGCCCAGGAAGGTCTCGATACGTTTAGAAAAGAAGGGCCCGATCTGGTTCTGCTCGATGTCGTTCTCCCAGGGACCGACGGACTGGCCGTGTTGGAAACACTACGTTCTGAAAGCCGGATGACGCCCGTGATCATGCTCACGGGCACCAAGTCTGTCAAAACCGCCGTCGATGCGATGAAGCTGGGCGCCGCCGACTATTTATCCAAACCCTTTGATGTCGAAGAATTGCGCATTGTCGTGGATCGAGCGCTGAGCTCGCAAGCGCTCGAACGGGAAGTGAAACAACTCCGAGCGCAAGTCGTCCAGCGCTATGCCTTTCACAACCTCATCGGCAAGAGCCAGGGGATGCAGGAAATCTACGCGAAGATCGAACAAGTGGCGGACAGCCGAACCACGGTGCTAATTACCGGCGAAAGCGGAACCGGAAAAGAGCTCGTCGCCAAAGCCCTGCACTACAATAGCGGGCGACGTGAACGGCCCTTTATTGCGCTAAATTGCGCGGCCCTCCCGGAAACGCTGATTGAGAGCGAGCTCTTTGGCCACGAGAAAGGCTCCTTTACCGATGCCACAGCCAGGCGTGTCGGGCAATTTGAACTCGCCAATACCGGCACCTTGTTTCTGGATGAAATCGGCGATCTCAGCGCCATGACGCAAGCCAAGCTCCTGAGAGTGCTCCAAGAACGGGAGTTTACGAGAATCGGCGGCGTCCAATCGATCAAGGTCGATGTCCGAATCGTCGCCGCCACTAACAGAAATCTCGAAGACATGGTGCGCAAGGGACAATTTCGAGAAGATCTCTACTACCGCATCAACGTCATTTCGCTGTTTCTTCCGCCGCTCCGTGAACGTGGAGAAGACATTCCCCTGCTCGCCAAGCATTTCCTTGCCAAACGAGTCGAGGAAGAGAAACGCCCGCATATCGAATTCGGGAAAGAAGCCCTAGAGGTCCTGACGCGCTATCCTTGGCCGGGAAATGTCCGGGAAATGGAAAATATCATCGAGCAGGCCTTCATCTGGTCGCAGAATTGCCCGCAGATTACCCAGGAACATCTGCCGACCATCATGAAAAGCGACTCGCGATCATCCTCACTCCGCGATGACACCCTTGCCGGCCGGATGTCTCTTGAAAAAGCGGTCATGGAATTCGAGCGGGAAATCATTCTCGATGCCTTAAAACGAACAAACTATGTCCAGACCCACGCAGCCAATCTCTTAGGAATCAGCCGGCGGATGCTGAAATACCGGATGGACACCTTAGGAATTGGCCGACCGGACAGTGGGAACAGCCAAGAGCCAGATCCTCCCGTGCAGGAATAACACACCTCCCTGTATCGACCGCGTCATTTTCAACACAGAGACGAAACTCTTTCGTCCAGCCAGCTACGTAGTCAAACGTTCAAGTAATCTACATATAGACTTTCTACGTAGACTCCCCCCTGCGGATTGATCATCCCGAGTAAGTGCCTGAAAAGGAACAAGTATTGCTTGACAGGCTACGTAGTTGGGGGTACATGAGCATGATGGACACAAAAATTTCTCAAGACGGATCACAAACAAAACCGACGATTCTTGTTGTCGATGACGAGGCCGGACCGCGTGATGCGCTCAAAGTCATCTTGCGGCCCTTCTTCAACATCCGCTCAGCCGACAACGCGCAGGCCGCACTCAACGTCTTGAGCCATGAATCCATCGACCTCATTACGCTAGATCAGAAACTCCCCGATCGCCAGGGCATCGACCTCCTGCAGGATATTAAGCACGATCACGCCGATATCGAAGTTATCATCATTACCGGCTACGGAAGCCTGAAGTCCGCCATGGAAGGCATTCGCCATGGCGCCGCCGGCTATCTGCTCAAGCCATTCAATGTCACCGAACTGATTTCCCTCATCAGCCAGACACTTGAGAAAAAACAACGCCTCGACCTCCTCCGGAAGGTCCTGACCAATTCGGCTGCCTTATGGGCCGGGGATGAAGAAGGACGGCGCGCGTGGGAGACTTTGAAGACCAGCTATTTCGCGATTGGTAAGCGGGAGGAGCAAGATAGCCCATCTGGCTCGCCAGACATTCTCCCCCTGCTCTCAGATCTCCTAGAAGCCAAGGATCGGCACTTGCTGAATCATTGCAGCCGCGTCAGCTTCTACGCCACGTTGCTCGCCAATCGCCTCAGCTTGACGCTCGCCGAGCAAAAGTCCCTGGCTATCGGCGCCTTCCTACACGATATCGGCAAGGTCAGCCTCAAGAATTATCATTATTCTGATGAGCCGATTCTGCCTTCCGGAGAAAGCGCCTACTCCAAAGAACATTGCGAAGCCGGCGCACGGATGATTCTTCCGCTAGAGTATCCGGCTGAAGTCGGTCAGATTATTTCCTATCATCATGAGCGATGGGATGGATCAGGCTATCCACATGGACTTCAGGGGGAAGGCATTCCCTTGTTGGCAAGAATCGTCAGTATCGCCCAGATGTTCGATCACCTCACCGCTGAAGTCCCTGGACGATCACCACTCCCGGTGGATCAGGCCATCCAGCAAATTGCCCTTCAGGCCAATACCTACTTCGATCCTATGCTGGCGGATCAATTTGCCCGGGTCGCGACCGAATGTAAGGCATCGCTTCCAGCCATGGCGATCGCGACCACGCCGAGCGGCGTGTCCGGCCAGTAGAAAAATCACCCCGGCCGCTTCATCATTCCCCGGCATCGGCAATAAGTTCTGCCGCCGTTTCACGTACTTTCTTCGTGACCGTCAATCCGCCTAACATTCTGGCAATTTCATTCTCCCGTCCCTGACCAATCAGCGCATGCACGGCTGTCACAGTCCGGTTGCCGTCCTGCGACTTCTCGACGCAGAGATGCTGCTGCCCCTGTGCGGCGACTTGAGGAAGGTGGGTAATACAGAACACCTGATGATAGCGGCCTAACCCACGGAGGCGCTTGCCGATGGCCGCAGCCACCGCTCCGCCCACTCCGGTGTCGATCTCATCAAAGATCAGTACAGGGACGTGATCTCGCTCTGCCAGCACCGTTTTCAACGCGAGCATGACCCTGGACAACTCTCCGCCTGAGGCGACTTTTGCGAGAGGCTTTGCTGGTTCCCCTGCATTCGTCGAAAGACGAAACTCCACCTGATCAATCCCCTCAGGACCGAACTCCAGCTCGCCGGCATCCGCGGTCACGTGGATCTCGAAGACAGTCTGCCCCATTTTCAGCGCCTCGAGTTCCTGACGCACCACTTTGGCCATGCGCTTGGCCGCTTCCCCACGCTTTACGAATAATTGCCTCGCCAGAAGCGCCAGATCGGCCTGTTGCGTATGGATGCGTTGGCGCAGTTGAACCAATTGTTCATCGGAGCCTTGCAATTGTTCCAATTCAGCTTTGATATTCTGATGAGCCCCCAGTACTTCTGGTAACGACCCACCGAACTTCTTTTTTAATTTCTGGAGGACCGCCAACCGATCCTCAATCACGCCCAGTCTTTCAGGATTGGCTTCGACTCGCTCAGCATAGTCCCGCAACTGCCCCGCCATTTCCTTCAACACCACTTTGGCTTCAACGGTCAGCCTAGTCAGCTCTCCAATTGTAGAATCAATCTGGAGCAACTGACCCAAGGCCCGCTCCGTCAATGCCAGCTGAGCCAAGATACCCTGCCCTTCCGCATTCACCCGCTCCATCGCTTCAGCGGCTAACGCACCGATCTGCTGCGACGAACTGAGGCGACGACGCTCGTTTTGTAAGTCTTCGTCCTCTCCCTCCCGCAACGCAGCTTCGTCCAATTCGGCACATTGGAACCTGAGTAATTCTTCACGCTGCGTCCGATGCTGGGATTCACGAATCAATCGATCGCGCTCCTCGCAGGCCGCCTTCCAGGCCTCATACCCTTGTTGATACGCGGCACAGCGTTCTTGGAGATTGCCGAAGGCATCCACGACGCTACGCTGTGTTGCCGTAGCCAAGAGTGATTGCTGATCATGCTGCCCGTGCAAGTCCACGAGCGTACCGCCCAGTTCTTCCAGAGCATGCAGCGAGCTCATGGTTCCGTTGAGGTAGACCCGGTTACGTCCGGATCGGGCAATGACCCGCCGCACAATCAACTCTGAATCTGTAGGGCCCAGGATTCCTTGATCTCGGAGACGAGCTTGGAGGGGATGGTGGTCGGGCAGATGAAAGGCCGCCTCAAGAGACGCCTCTTCCGTCCCAAAACGAATCTGGTCGGCGGACGCTCGTCCGCCGACCAGCAGGGCAATGGCATCGATCAGAAGGGATTTTCCAGCCCCCGTTTCTCCGGTGAGAACGGTAAAGCCAGGCTCAAACCGTAGGCTGAGCTCTTCTAGAATAGCGAAATTGACGATGCGCAGCTCGGTGAGCATGGCTGCGTGCGTGCGAACGCCCTACGCGGTCCCCGCGTGTTGGGCCAACAATGAATCAATCGTTTCTTTGAACTGACGCTTCGGACGCGCCCCAACCAGCTTTTCCACAACCTGGCCGTTTTTGAAAAACAGAATCGTCGGGATACTCATCACCTGATACCGCCCGGCGACTTCAGGATTTTCATCGGTGTTCAGCTTCCTGACTTTCAGCTTCCCGGCGTATTCCTTGGCCAGCTCATCAACAATGGGCGCCACCATCTGGCAAGGTCCGCACCAGACGGCCCAGAAATCGACCATGACAAGCTCACTGGCCTTCATCACGTCTGCATCCCAGGTGGAATCTTCAACTTTTAATGTATCACCAGCCACGTCCGGAACCTCCTTCAGCTAAGATACCGACGATAAGAATCAAGAAGTGCATCGTACCCCACCCCCATTTAGGGTGTCAAATGAGGTGCGGACCGCACTCACTCAGATAGATTCATCGGACGACGCCATCATCGCCCCGGAGCGCCACCCGTCGATGCGCCAGACTGAAACCGTCCGTAGGGACCAGTCGGCGAGGCCCATGGCAATCCGCGCTCGCCCCATAGCAGCGGACTGAGGATTGACCGCATCACCTGGGTCCCGAAGTTCTCCGTCCAACCGATACCGGTCAGATTCAGCATGAAGTTGTACTGCGCCCGATCCGGGAATTGAAGATAGAACAGGCCAAGAGACCAGCATTTGCAGGGGTTCTGATACAAGGCCACGATGTCATACTCAGGGCTCCTTTTCGTCTTGAGATCGTAGTAGCCCTTCGCCCCGATCGTCCATCCCCAAGGAGTTCTGAACCCGCCTCCCGCCGTCGCAAACTGAATCTCCGGCGTCGGGGCATACACTTCGTTGAACGAAATAGGGTTCCAGATATCTCCCCGCCGCTCGCGATTGCCATCCCGGGAAAACCGCTGCCCGACTTCAAGATACCAATTGGTCGATTCTTGAATTCGAAGATCCGTATTCCACTGGCTCAATTGCCCTCGATAGGGATCGAAAAACGCATCAACCGTCAGATACTGATTGATCGTCGGGCGCTGCGTCCCGAAGTTTCCGGCTCCCCGCCCGAACGCCTGAGCTGCCATTTGCGATTGAGTGAATTGCGGAGCCGTATTGCCGATGACCGCCCGCATCCACACATCGGAGAATTTTCGACCTTGCACCGCCACCGTAGCAGGCTGCAACGGTTGTGTGAGGGAGCCCAGCGGCGGAG
The DNA window shown above is from Nitrospira lenta and carries:
- a CDS encoding ATP-binding protein; this encodes MTDHPLRQVTPSSITLTPLQRLTRFAQDMGTFTDRTVIAERILFELCDATSSHQGALYLLDREHDQYERMMTLGMSNSSTAFPSLASAHPLIQSLAREHHILSIADVADIPPITPKLAAALQAVHSSLAIPLLNKSRLIAVALLGIPSGRPLDHADGRDLLTALAQSGANALDSILVNDDLHQSQTLMRRTDRLRSLEIIAGGFAHEIRNPLTSIKTFIQLAPERKDDSEFIHDFSRIVLDDVHRIERLIQEILDYARYMEPKLTDEDLNEIVTSCLYFIEVKADSKRIKIEKQLASELPRVMLDRQQIKQVLLNLLLNAIDAMGDGGGQLRVRTHRITKPGTAVWTQIEIEDSGPGISKVNLEHIFDPFFTTKHTSGEHAGTGLGLTIVHQIIQEHHGEIQVESTEGVGTTFSVNLPALPID
- a CDS encoding sigma-54-dependent transcriptional regulator, giving the protein MKKRVLLIDDEARVRTSLKMVLEPNYEILQAADAQEGLDTFRKEGPDLVLLDVVLPGTDGLAVLETLRSESRMTPVIMLTGTKSVKTAVDAMKLGAADYLSKPFDVEELRIVVDRALSSQALEREVKQLRAQVVQRYAFHNLIGKSQGMQEIYAKIEQVADSRTTVLITGESGTGKELVAKALHYNSGRRERPFIALNCAALPETLIESELFGHEKGSFTDATARRVGQFELANTGTLFLDEIGDLSAMTQAKLLRVLQEREFTRIGGVQSIKVDVRIVAATNRNLEDMVRKGQFREDLYYRINVISLFLPPLRERGEDIPLLAKHFLAKRVEEEKRPHIEFGKEALEVLTRYPWPGNVREMENIIEQAFIWSQNCPQITQEHLPTIMKSDSRSSSLRDDTLAGRMSLEKAVMEFEREIILDALKRTNYVQTHAANLLGISRRMLKYRMDTLGIGRPDSGNSQEPDPPVQE
- a CDS encoding HD domain-containing phosphohydrolase gives rise to the protein MMDTKISQDGSQTKPTILVVDDEAGPRDALKVILRPFFNIRSADNAQAALNVLSHESIDLITLDQKLPDRQGIDLLQDIKHDHADIEVIIITGYGSLKSAMEGIRHGAAGYLLKPFNVTELISLISQTLEKKQRLDLLRKVLTNSAALWAGDEEGRRAWETLKTSYFAIGKREEQDSPSGSPDILPLLSDLLEAKDRHLLNHCSRVSFYATLLANRLSLTLAEQKSLAIGAFLHDIGKVSLKNYHYSDEPILPSGESAYSKEHCEAGARMILPLEYPAEVGQIISYHHERWDGSGYPHGLQGEGIPLLARIVSIAQMFDHLTAEVPGRSPLPVDQAIQQIALQANTYFDPMLADQFARVATECKASLPAMAIATTPSGVSGQ
- the recN gene encoding DNA repair protein RecN, translated to MLTELRIVNFAILEELSLRFEPGFTVLTGETGAGKSLLIDAIALLVGGRASADQIRFGTEEASLEAAFHLPDHHPLQARLRDQGILGPTDSELIVRRVIARSGRNRVYLNGTMSSLHALEELGGTLVDLHGQHDQQSLLATATQRSVVDAFGNLQERCAAYQQGYEAWKAACEERDRLIRESQHRTQREELLRFQCAELDEAALREGEDEDLQNERRRLSSSQQIGALAAEAMERVNAEGQGILAQLALTERALGQLLQIDSTIGELTRLTVEAKVVLKEMAGQLRDYAERVEANPERLGVIEDRLAVLQKLKKKFGGSLPEVLGAHQNIKAELEQLQGSDEQLVQLRQRIHTQQADLALLARQLFVKRGEAAKRMAKVVRQELEALKMGQTVFEIHVTADAGELEFGPEGIDQVEFRLSTNAGEPAKPLAKVASGGELSRVMLALKTVLAERDHVPVLIFDEIDTGVGGAVAAAIGKRLRGLGRYHQVFCITHLPQVAAQGQQHLCVEKSQDGNRTVTAVHALIGQGRENEIARMLGGLTVTKKVRETAAELIADAGE
- the trxA gene encoding thioredoxin, producing MAGDTLKVEDSTWDADVMKASELVMVDFWAVWCGPCQMVAPIVDELAKEYAGKLKVRKLNTDENPEVAGRYQVMSIPTILFFKNGQVVEKLVGARPKRQFKETIDSLLAQHAGTA